The following proteins are encoded in a genomic region of Ornithinibacillus sp. 4-3:
- a CDS encoding GntR family transcriptional regulator, protein MTYKRLKSAILSNELNSYQYYTEEEFAEVLGVSRTPVREAIQGLVYERLLVSVPRKGVIIRKFSESEIDEIFLLREAVESIVLEKFMKTVTNDQINNLKEIVLKQKEAIDQNSKKLFIQFDQKFHNSILQHTNYELIGEFYKELHDLTVVIGHQAIREDGRMDRVIKEHETIIAAIEKGDVENAKNSMLTHLQNTMESYKRIGEKMEGLY, encoded by the coding sequence ATGACCTATAAACGGCTTAAGTCTGCAATCCTCTCTAATGAATTAAATTCTTACCAATACTATACGGAAGAGGAATTTGCGGAAGTTTTGGGTGTTTCAAGAACTCCTGTAAGAGAGGCTATTCAGGGATTGGTTTATGAACGATTACTCGTTTCAGTTCCGAGAAAAGGAGTCATCATAAGAAAGTTCTCTGAATCAGAGATTGATGAAATCTTTTTATTACGTGAAGCCGTTGAAAGCATCGTTTTAGAAAAATTCATGAAGACAGTTACTAATGATCAAATAAATAATTTAAAGGAAATAGTGCTGAAGCAAAAAGAAGCTATTGATCAAAATAGCAAAAAATTATTTATTCAATTTGATCAAAAATTTCATAATAGCATTCTCCAACATACGAATTATGAGCTAATAGGAGAATTTTATAAAGAGCTTCATGACTTGACTGTCGTGATTGGTCACCAAGCAATTAGAGAAGATGGCAGAATGGATCGGGTAATCAAGGAGCACGAAACCATTATTGCAGCAATAGAAAAAGGAGATGTTGAAAATGCAAAAAATAGCATGCTAACACATCTTCAAAACACCATGGAATCTTATAAAAGAATCGGTGAGAAAATGGAGGGATTATATTGA
- a CDS encoding ABC transporter substrate-binding protein, producing the protein MDIKNIKAPLLIVLLMMFFIIIGCSKKTEETITEENEKEDEVTEETKEDTTTSENSVLNIAIDTTPPTLDQPISTSASTRDVSRLIYESLVTTDADFKPIPMLAESIDISDDNKVYTFHLRKGIKFHNGEEMIAEDVIASMKRWEEKTALSGEIFNGATWEEQDEYTVVLTLTNASPLTLDTIATSKHAPAIMPKEIVESAPAEGVNEYIGTGPYKLTEWKEDQYIHFTKNEDYLTLETETNGLGGKKEALIEDIYFRLVPDSSTRLAGILSGEYDFAYGIPQDNYDQLINSDSVEPVLVPGSNTIIKFNNVEGIVSDFEFREIINTALDYEQIMMAAFASEEFYELDSGYMHKDVTAWASQAGSEYHNINDPEKAKQMLEDYGYNGEEVVIMTTRDFQWMYNIGVAVDEQLKRLGIQSRLDVYDYPTFSDTANKTDLWDIEIQGATMVSTPPQLITLSTTWSGGVNDPHIPESLKAMETASDLEDAYQIWDELQQYVWEEHLPIINLGHSYALYGINKKVQGIEMSTVGPVLWNATVSE; encoded by the coding sequence ATGGATATTAAAAATATAAAAGCTCCATTATTGATTGTTTTGTTAATGATGTTCTTTATTATCATCGGGTGTAGCAAAAAAACAGAAGAAACCATTACAGAAGAAAATGAAAAAGAGGATGAAGTAACGGAGGAAACAAAAGAAGATACAACAACATCTGAAAATTCCGTATTAAATATTGCTATAGATACAACACCGCCTACACTTGACCAACCAATCAGCACATCGGCATCTACCCGAGATGTTTCTAGATTAATATACGAAAGTCTTGTAACAACGGATGCAGATTTTAAACCAATCCCAATGTTAGCAGAATCTATTGATATTAGTGATGATAACAAAGTCTATACCTTTCATTTAAGAAAAGGCATCAAATTTCATAATGGAGAAGAAATGATTGCCGAAGACGTGATTGCTTCTATGAAGCGCTGGGAAGAAAAAACGGCTTTATCAGGAGAAATATTCAATGGAGCAACATGGGAAGAACAGGATGAATATACGGTTGTATTAACATTAACAAATGCTTCCCCACTTACACTAGATACCATCGCTACCTCAAAGCATGCCCCAGCTATAATGCCGAAAGAAATTGTGGAATCAGCTCCAGCAGAAGGGGTTAACGAATATATTGGGACTGGTCCTTATAAACTGACGGAATGGAAAGAAGACCAGTATATTCATTTTACGAAGAATGAGGATTATTTGACTTTAGAAACAGAAACTAACGGGTTAGGTGGGAAAAAGGAAGCTTTGATAGAAGATATATATTTTCGCCTTGTACCAGATAGTTCTACTCGATTAGCTGGCATATTATCAGGAGAATATGATTTTGCATATGGAATACCCCAAGATAATTATGATCAATTGATCAATTCAGATAGTGTAGAGCCAGTTCTTGTTCCAGGGTCGAATACAATTATTAAATTTAATAATGTAGAAGGAATTGTTTCAGATTTTGAATTTCGAGAAATCATCAATACAGCTTTAGATTATGAACAGATTATGATGGCAGCTTTCGCCAGTGAAGAATTTTATGAGCTTGATTCTGGTTATATGCATAAGGATGTGACAGCATGGGCTAGTCAAGCAGGAAGTGAGTACCATAACATTAATGATCCAGAAAAGGCGAAACAGATGTTAGAGGATTATGGCTATAACGGAGAAGAAGTTGTTATCATGACCACTCGAGATTTCCAATGGATGTACAATATTGGTGTTGCTGTTGATGAACAATTGAAAAGACTAGGTATTCAGTCGAGACTAGATGTTTATGATTATCCAACCTTTAGTGATACTGCAAATAAAACTGATTTATGGGATATCGAAATACAAGGTGCCACTATGGTAAGTACACCACCACAATTAATTACATTAAGCACAACCTGGTCAGGAGGTGTAAACGACCCTCATATTCCAGAAAGTTTAAAAGCGATGGAAACTGCTTCTGACCTAGAAGATGCTTATCAAATATGGGATGAACTGCAACAATACGTATGGGAAGAGCATCTGCCTATCATTAACTTAGGGCATAGTTACGCATTATATGGAATAAACAAAAAGGTGCAGGGGATTGAAATGTCTACTGTCGGACCTGTGCTGTGGAATGCGACAGTAAGTGAATAA